The Lachnospiraceae bacterium oral taxon 500 genome window below encodes:
- a CDS encoding CdaR family transcriptional regulator, with translation MISNQILQTTIEGLKTITRMDLTVMDAEGRVLASTEEDAFSDYNFSVVDFVNSQAESQLVQGYQFFKVFDETSVEYIITVKGEAEDVYKIGKIASFQIQNLLVAYKERFDKDNFIKNLLLDNLLLVDIYNRSKKLHIEVDTPRVALIVETKLEKDNSSLEVVKSLFSPKSQDFITAVDEKNIIIVKALKPTDTRKDIINLANMIVDTINSEAMSQAYVAIGTVVNDIKDVSKSYKEAKMSLEVGKIFYQEYNVIAYENLGIGRLIYQLPVALCRMFIDEIFHGKSPDQFDEETLTTINKFFENSLNVSETSRQLYIHRNTLVYRLDKLQKNTGLDLRVFEDAITFKIALMVVRYMRYMQDNSMY, from the coding sequence ATGATATCAAATCAAATTTTACAGACAACAATTGAGGGACTGAAAACGATCACCCGGATGGATCTGACGGTCATGGATGCCGAAGGCCGGGTACTGGCATCGACGGAAGAGGATGCCTTTAGCGATTATAATTTTTCAGTGGTGGATTTTGTTAATTCACAGGCGGAAAGCCAGTTAGTGCAGGGCTATCAATTTTTTAAGGTGTTTGACGAAACATCGGTCGAATATATCATTACGGTCAAGGGCGAGGCCGAGGATGTTTACAAAATTGGTAAAATTGCTTCTTTTCAAATTCAAAATCTTTTGGTGGCGTACAAAGAACGTTTTGATAAAGATAATTTTATTAAGAACCTGTTGCTGGATAACCTGTTGTTGGTTGATATCTATAATCGCTCCAAAAAGCTGCACATTGAAGTCGATACGCCCCGGGTGGCTTTGATTGTGGAAACGAAGTTAGAAAAAGACAACAGTTCGCTGGAAGTGGTTAAGAGCCTGTTTTCGCCGAAGTCGCAGGATTTTATTACGGCAGTGGATGAAAAGAATATTATTATTGTCAAAGCCTTAAAACCGACCGATACGCGCAAGGATATCATCAATTTGGCCAATATGATTGTCGATACCATTAATTCGGAAGCGATGAGTCAGGCCTATGTAGCGATCGGCACGGTGGTTAATGATATTAAGGATGTATCCAAATCCTATAAGGAAGCCAAAATGTCGCTGGAGGTAGGCAAGATTTTTTATCAGGAATATAATGTCATTGCCTATGAGAATCTGGGGATTGGCCGCTTAATTTATCAGCTGCCGGTAGCGCTTTGCCGGATGTTTATTGATGAAATTTTCCACGGCAAATCGCCGGATCAATTTGATGAGGAAACCTTGACAACGATCAATAAGTTCTTTGAAAACAGTCTGAATGTGTCGGAAACCTCAAGACAGCTGTATATTCACCGTAATACTTTGGTTTACCGGCTGGATAAGCTGCAAAAAAATACCGGCCTTGATTTGCGCGTGTTTGAGGATGCGATTACCTTTAAGATTGCTTTAATGGTTGTCCGCTATATGCGCTATATGCAGGATAACAGCATGTATTAA
- the ftsE gene encoding cell division ATP-binding protein FtsE → MIRLEDVSKEYPGGIKALDRVSFKIGKGEFVFIVGDSGSGKTTLFKLLLREIEASSGSIYIEDVDIARLHKNKIPKLRRSLGVVFQDFRLLKDRTVYENVAFALEVTETPRSMIRKTVPALLNMVGLKGYEKKKPNQLSGGEQQRVALARAIANNPPILLADEPTGNLDSERSWAIIRLLKDINLRGTTVVVITHDREIVNSMKKRVITIQDGKVIRDDAKGEYWHELTHTGI, encoded by the coding sequence ATGATTAGGCTGGAGGATGTAAGTAAGGAATATCCGGGCGGGATTAAGGCATTGGACCGGGTTTCTTTTAAAATCGGCAAGGGCGAGTTTGTTTTTATTGTCGGCGACAGCGGTTCGGGCAAAACAACCTTGTTTAAACTCTTGCTCAGAGAAATTGAAGCCAGCAGCGGCTCAATTTATATTGAGGACGTGGATATCGCCAGACTTCATAAAAATAAAATACCCAAGCTTCGCCGTAGTTTAGGTGTAGTATTTCAGGACTTTCGCCTGCTCAAGGACCGGACGGTTTATGAAAACGTGGCTTTTGCACTGGAAGTGACGGAAACGCCGCGCAGTATGATTCGCAAGACGGTTCCGGCGCTGCTGAATATGGTCGGTTTAAAGGGCTATGAAAAAAAGAAGCCGAACCAGCTCTCCGGCGGTGAACAGCAGCGGGTGGCTTTGGCCAGAGCGATTGCCAATAATCCGCCCATTCTTTTGGCGGATGAGCCAACCGGCAATCTGGATTCGGAACGGTCGTGGGCCATTATTCGCTTGCTCAAGGATATCAATTTGCGCGGCACGACGGTGGTAGTGATCACGCATGACCGGGAAATTGTCAATTCCATGAAAAAAAGGGTCATTACCATTCAGGACGGCAAAGTGATTCGGGACGACGCAAAAGGAGAATACTGGCATGAGCTTACGCACACTGGGATATAG
- a CDS encoding ABC transporter permease, which yields MSLRTLGYSFSKGLQNMFKNGWMSVISIMTIAVNVFVIIVFYTVVTNVDFMMTEFEKNIGVAVFFEKNTTEEQILELKAKMEKRAEVYRVEYISAAEAWESFKSQYFDQREELLTGFGEDNPLAESASLQISLADISKQGTLVQVLKAENIVRYVRETRDVTYVVEAVNKLVTYISVGLLTILILLALFLISNTIRLAVTLRNEEIGIMRYIGARNMMIRGPFLVEGILIGLIGASIPLILFYYVYPDVVIQIQKSYAILSDYLIFLSRDRILQTLIPIALLSGAGIGYLGSRFTVGKYLKV from the coding sequence ATGAGCTTACGCACACTGGGATATAGCTTTTCCAAAGGCTTGCAGAATATGTTTAAAAATGGCTGGATGTCAGTGATTTCCATTATGACGATTGCGGTCAATGTCTTTGTCATTATCGTATTTTATACCGTCGTGACCAATGTTGACTTTATGATGACGGAGTTTGAGAAAAACATCGGCGTAGCCGTATTTTTTGAAAAGAATACGACCGAAGAGCAGATTTTGGAACTGAAAGCCAAGATGGAAAAACGAGCCGAAGTGTACCGGGTAGAATATATTTCGGCGGCGGAGGCATGGGAAAGCTTTAAAAGTCAGTATTTCGATCAAAGAGAGGAGCTCCTTACCGGTTTCGGCGAGGATAACCCGCTGGCCGAATCGGCTTCCCTGCAGATTTCACTGGCTGATATTTCTAAGCAGGGAACTTTGGTTCAGGTTTTAAAAGCGGAAAACATTGTCCGCTATGTCCGTGAAACCAGAGATGTTACCTATGTGGTCGAGGCGGTAAATAAGCTGGTTACTTATATCAGCGTCGGATTGCTGACTATTTTGATTTTGCTGGCGCTGTTTTTGATTTCCAATACGATTCGATTGGCGGTGACGCTGCGCAATGAGGAGATTGGAATTATGCGCTATATCGGTGCCAGAAATATGATGATTCGCGGGCCTTTTTTAGTGGAAGGAATTTTGATCGGCTTGATTGGTGCCAGTATTCCGCTGATTTTGTTTTATTATGTCTATCCGGATGTGGTCATTCAAATTCAAAAGAGTTATGCGATTTTAAGCGATTATCTTATCTTTTTAAGCCGTGACCGGATTTTGCAGACATTGATTCCGATTGCCCTGCTTTCAGGCGCGGGAATCGGCTATTTAGGCAGTCGGTTTACCGTTGGAAAATATTTAAAGGTCTGA
- a CDS encoding excinuclease ABC subunit B (The UvrABC repair system catalyzes the recognition and processing of DNA lesions. The beta-hairpin of the Uvr-B subunit is inserted between the strands, where it probes for the presence of a lesion) gives MEHFKLHSEFQPTGDQPQAIDTLVKGYQAGKKNGTLLGVTGSGKTFTMANVIERLNVPTLVIAHNKTLAAQLYSEFKDFFPENAVEYFVSYYDYYQPEAYVPSSDTYIEKDSSINDEIDKLRHSATAALSERRDVIIVASVSCIYGLGSPIDYQQMVISLRPGIEKERDELLRKLIDIQYTRNDLDFNRTNFRVRGDVVEIFPAGSSENAIRVEFFGDEIERISEINSLTGEIVCELSHVAIFPASHYVIPPDKMEKAIVEIEREMEERIAYFKANDKLIEAQRIKERTRFDIEMLKETGFCSGIENYSRVLAGNPPGAKPHTLLDYFPDDFLLIVDESHMTIPQVGAMYAGDRSRKTTLVEYGFRLPSALDNRPLNFAEFEKMIGKALYVSATPAKYEREREEIFAEQIIRPTGLLDPEIDVRKIEGQIDDLLNELQKTIGAGGKALVTTLTKKMAENLTDFLKEAGVRVRYLHSDIQTLERVEIVRDLRMNVFDVLVGINLLREGLDIPEVSLIAILDADKEGFLRSETSLIQTIGRAARNVDGHVIMYADTITGSMERAMKETERRRSLQQAYNDEHDITPQSVRKAVRDLISVSKAAEPRAKYTLDKDVESMSAKELEAHLLKLTKAMKKASDNLNFEEAALIRDEILEIKKSRLG, from the coding sequence ATGGAGCATTTTAAATTACATTCCGAATTTCAGCCGACCGGCGATCAGCCGCAGGCAATTGATACGCTGGTTAAAGGCTATCAGGCCGGTAAAAAGAACGGTACTCTTTTGGGTGTGACCGGTTCGGGCAAGACATTTACCATGGCCAATGTGATTGAGCGGCTGAATGTGCCGACGCTGGTGATTGCTCATAACAAAACACTGGCTGCCCAGCTTTACAGCGAGTTTAAGGATTTTTTTCCGGAAAATGCGGTTGAATATTTTGTATCCTATTATGATTATTATCAGCCGGAGGCCTATGTTCCGTCCTCGGATACTTATATTGAAAAGGATTCGTCGATTAACGATGAAATTGATAAGCTGCGCCACTCGGCTACGGCGGCGCTGAGCGAGCGGCGGGATGTCATCATTGTGGCGTCGGTGTCGTGTATTTACGGCCTGGGTTCGCCGATTGATTATCAGCAAATGGTGATTTCACTGCGGCCGGGGATTGAAAAAGAACGGGACGAGTTGCTCCGTAAGCTGATTGATATTCAGTATACCCGCAACGACCTGGACTTTAACCGGACGAACTTTCGGGTGCGTGGTGATGTGGTTGAAATTTTTCCGGCCGGGTCAAGTGAAAATGCGATTCGGGTGGAGTTTTTCGGTGATGAGATTGAGCGCATCAGCGAAATCAATTCCCTGACCGGCGAGATTGTTTGCGAGTTAAGCCATGTGGCTATTTTCCCGGCCTCGCATTATGTTATTCCGCCGGATAAGATGGAAAAAGCAATTGTTGAGATTGAGCGGGAAATGGAAGAAAGAATTGCTTATTTTAAAGCCAATGATAAATTGATTGAGGCACAGCGGATTAAGGAAAGAACGCGGTTTGATATTGAAATGCTGAAAGAAACCGGCTTTTGTTCGGGAATTGAAAACTATTCCCGGGTGCTGGCCGGCAATCCGCCCGGAGCCAAGCCGCATACTCTGCTGGATTATTTTCCCGATGATTTTTTGCTGATTGTCGATGAGTCGCACATGACGATTCCACAGGTCGGGGCAATGTACGCCGGTGACCGGTCACGCAAAACGACATTGGTGGAATATGGTTTTCGGCTGCCGTCAGCACTGGATAACCGGCCGCTGAACTTTGCCGAGTTTGAAAAAATGATTGGTAAGGCGCTGTATGTGTCGGCTACACCGGCCAAATATGAGCGGGAGCGGGAAGAAATTTTTGCCGAGCAAATCATTCGGCCGACCGGCCTTTTGGATCCGGAAATTGATGTTCGCAAAATTGAAGGACAGATTGACGATTTGTTAAATGAACTGCAAAAAACGATTGGAGCGGGCGGTAAGGCGCTGGTAACAACTTTAACCAAAAAAATGGCGGAAAACCTGACCGACTTTTTAAAAGAAGCGGGTGTGCGGGTGCGCTATTTGCATTCCGATATTCAAACCTTGGAACGGGTTGAGATTGTGCGTGATTTGAGAATGAATGTGTTTGATGTGCTGGTCGGCATTAACTTGCTGCGCGAGGGCTTAGACATTCCGGAAGTGTCCTTGATTGCTATTTTGGATGCGGATAAAGAAGGTTTTTTGCGGTCGGAAACCTCGTTGATTCAAACCATTGGCCGGGCGGCTCGAAACGTTGACGGACATGTGATTATGTATGCCGATACGATTACCGGTTCTATGGAGCGGGCCATGAAAGAAACCGAGCGGCGGCGGAGCTTGCAGCAGGCATATAACGATGAGCATGATATTACGCCGCAGTCAGTACGCAAGGCGGTTCGGGATTTGATCAGTGTTTCCAAGGCGGCGGAACCGAGGGCGAAATATACCTTGGATAAAGATGTGGAATCCATGTCGGCCAAGGAGTTGGAGGCACATTTGTTGAAGCTGACCAAGGCGATGAAAAAAGCATCCGATAACTTAAACTTTGAAGAAGCCGCCCTGATTCGGGACGAGATTTTGGAGATAAAAAAGAGCCGGCTGGGCTGA
- the uvrA gene encoding ABC-ATPase UvrA (The UvrABC repair system catalyzes the recognition and processing of DNA lesions. UvrA is an ATPase and a DNA-binding protein. A damage recognition complex composed of 2 uvrA and 2 uvrB subunits scans DNA for abnormalities. When the presence of a lesion has been verified by uvrB, the uvrA molecules dissociate) produces MSKNEIKINGAKENNLKNISLAVPRDKLVVFTGLSGSGKTSLAFDTIYAEGQRRYMESLSSYSRQFLGQMEKPDVESIEGLSPAISIDQKTTSKNPRSTVGTVTEIYDYFRLLYARVGRVYCPKCGKPIARQTIDQIVDQVMALPEKTRIQLLAPIVRGRKGQHEKVLEQAKKSGYVRVLIDGQMYELSEEIALEKNKKHSISIVVDRLIMKPGIEKRLTDSIETVMKLSGGLLEVDQGDKISTYSQNFACVDDDISMPELEPRLFSFNNPFGACKECHGLGFKMEFDPDLIIPDPGKSISGGAIQVLGQMGTHEQSHTRRLYEALAQKYHFSLDTPFADYPQEIKDLLFYGSGTDTLEIHYENRSGQGVYKTVFEGIIPILERRYRETSSEYAKQEYESLMTNYDCTACHGARLNEAALSVRVGSKNIAELMNDSIVEIQKYVKNLELSDREKLIGERILKEITARIDFLVDVGLDYLTLSRSAGTLSGGEAQRIRLATQIGSGLMGVLYILDEPSIGLHQRDNKRLLATLKHLRDLGNTLIVVEHDEETMLESDFIVDIGPGAGVHGGEVVYAGTPKGILKCKKSITGAYLSKKIEIAVLPRRQPDDRWLTIVGAAENNLQNIDVAIPLGVQTCVTGVSGSGKSSLVNEILYKRLARDLNHAKTKPGAHRDILGLEHLDKVIAIDQSPIGRTPRSNPATYTGVFDAIRDLFAETNDAKMRGYKKGRFSFNVKGGRCEACGGDGIITIEMHFLPDIYVPCEVCAGARYNRETLEVRYKGKNISDVLNMTVEEALAFFENIPSIQRKMQTLYDVGLSYIKLGQASTTLSGGEAQRVKLATELSKRSTGKTLYILDEPTTGLHFDDVNKLVGILRRLVDQGNSVVVIEHNLDIIKTSDYIIDIGPEGGNRGGTVVAKGTPEEVAKVKNSYTGQFLRDLLN; encoded by the coding sequence GTGTCTAAAAACGAAATAAAAATTAACGGAGCAAAAGAAAATAATTTAAAAAATATCAGTTTGGCGGTGCCCAGGGATAAGCTGGTCGTCTTTACCGGCCTATCCGGTTCGGGCAAAACCTCACTGGCTTTTGATACGATTTACGCCGAAGGGCAAAGGCGCTATATGGAGTCCTTATCTTCCTATTCCCGCCAGTTTTTGGGGCAAATGGAAAAACCGGACGTAGAAAGCATTGAGGGACTTAGCCCGGCGATCTCCATCGACCAGAAAACAACTTCCAAAAACCCGCGTTCGACTGTGGGGACAGTCACCGAGATCTATGATTATTTTCGGCTGCTGTATGCCCGTGTCGGTCGGGTATACTGCCCCAAATGCGGCAAGCCGATTGCACGGCAAACCATTGACCAGATTGTTGATCAGGTCATGGCACTGCCGGAAAAAACCAGAATTCAGCTGCTGGCACCGATTGTCAGGGGGCGTAAGGGTCAGCATGAAAAGGTGCTGGAGCAGGCTAAAAAAAGCGGTTATGTCCGGGTGCTGATTGACGGGCAGATGTATGAACTGTCCGAGGAAATTGCGCTGGAAAAGAATAAAAAACATAGCATTTCGATTGTGGTTGACCGGCTGATTATGAAGCCGGGGATTGAAAAACGGCTGACCGATTCGATTGAAACGGTAATGAAGCTGAGCGGCGGCCTGCTGGAAGTCGATCAAGGCGATAAAATCAGCACTTACAGCCAAAACTTTGCCTGTGTGGATGATGATATCAGTATGCCGGAGTTGGAGCCGCGTTTATTTTCGTTTAATAATCCGTTCGGCGCGTGTAAGGAATGTCATGGTTTGGGTTTTAAAATGGAGTTTGACCCGGATTTGATTATTCCGGATCCGGGTAAAAGCATCAGCGGCGGAGCAATTCAGGTTTTGGGGCAAATGGGGACGCATGAACAAAGCCATACCCGCCGCTTATATGAAGCGCTGGCTCAAAAATATCATTTTTCTCTGGATACGCCCTTTGCCGATTATCCGCAGGAAATCAAGGACTTGCTGTTTTACGGGAGCGGGACGGACACGCTGGAGATTCATTACGAAAACCGAAGCGGTCAGGGCGTTTACAAGACGGTCTTTGAGGGGATTATCCCGATTTTGGAACGGCGCTACCGGGAAACTTCATCGGAATATGCCAAGCAGGAATATGAGTCGCTGATGACCAACTATGACTGTACGGCCTGCCACGGTGCCAGATTAAACGAAGCGGCGCTGTCGGTCCGGGTCGGCAGCAAAAACATTGCAGAACTGATGAATGATTCGATTGTCGAAATTCAAAAGTATGTGAAAAACTTGGAATTAAGCGACCGGGAAAAGCTGATTGGCGAGCGGATTTTAAAGGAGATTACTGCCCGGATTGATTTTTTGGTTGATGTCGGACTGGATTATCTGACGCTTTCCCGCTCGGCCGGTACCCTGTCCGGTGGCGAGGCGCAGCGGATCCGGCTGGCGACGCAAATCGGTTCCGGTCTGATGGGGGTTTTGTATATTTTAGACGAGCCGTCCATCGGTCTGCACCAAAGAGATAATAAAAGGCTGCTGGCGACGCTGAAGCATTTGCGGGATTTGGGCAATACGCTGATTGTGGTTGAGCATGACGAGGAAACGATGTTAGAGTCCGATTTTATTGTAGATATCGGGCCGGGAGCGGGCGTGCATGGCGGGGAAGTGGTTTATGCCGGAACGCCGAAAGGGATTTTAAAATGCAAAAAATCCATTACCGGCGCATATTTAAGCAAGAAAATTGAAATTGCCGTACTGCCGCGCCGTCAGCCCGATGACCGCTGGCTGACGATTGTCGGGGCGGCGGAAAACAATCTCCAAAATATTGATGTCGCCATTCCGCTGGGAGTGCAAACCTGTGTGACCGGCGTGTCCGGCTCCGGCAAATCGTCTTTGGTCAATGAGATTTTGTATAAGCGCTTGGCTCGGGATTTAAACCACGCCAAGACCAAACCGGGCGCGCATCGGGATATTTTGGGACTGGAGCATTTGGATAAGGTGATTGCCATTGACCAGTCGCCAATTGGCCGGACGCCGCGCTCCAACCCAGCTACTTATACGGGTGTTTTTGATGCGATCCGGGATTTGTTTGCCGAAACAAATGACGCCAAGATGCGGGGCTATAAGAAAGGCCGATTCAGCTTTAATGTCAAGGGCGGCCGTTGTGAGGCGTGTGGCGGTGACGGCATTATTACGATTGAAATGCATTTCCTGCCCGATATTTATGTGCCCTGCGAGGTCTGCGCCGGCGCCCGATACAACCGGGAAACACTGGAGGTTCGCTATAAGGGCAAAAATATCTCCGATGTTTTAAATATGACAGTAGAAGAAGCATTGGCTTTTTTTGAAAATATTCCGTCGATTCAGCGCAAGATGCAGACTCTTTATGATGTGGGTTTAAGCTATATCAAGTTAGGGCAGGCCTCGACTACCTTGTCCGGCGGCGAAGCGCAGCGGGTTAAGCTGGCAACGGAACTGTCTAAGCGCTCGACCGGTAAAACGCTGTATATTTTGGATGAACCGACGACCGGCCTGCATTTTGATGATGTCAATAAATTAGTCGGCATTTTGCGGCGCCTGGTTGATCAGGGCAACTCGGTCGTGGTCATTGAGCATAATTTGGATATTATCAAGACTTCCGATTATATCATTGATATCGGGCCGGAGGGCGGCAATCGCGGCGGTACAGTGGTAGCAAAAGGTACGCCGGAAGAAGTGGCCAAGGTCAAGAATTCGTATACCGGCCAGTTTTTGCGGGATTTACTGAATTAA
- a CDS encoding translation initiation factor IF-3 codes for MINEQIRDKEVRVIGADGAQLGIMSSKEAQMLAREANLDLIKIAPKAVPPVCKIIDYGKYRYEQAKREKENRKKQTVISVKEIRLSPNIEDHDINTKMNMATKFLNNGDKVKVVVRFRGREMAHTEFGREILTDCFAKLEEIADIESQPKLEGKNMVMVLMPKKTK; via the coding sequence ATCATTAACGAACAAATCAGGGATAAGGAAGTAAGAGTTATCGGCGCGGATGGAGCGCAGTTAGGAATTATGTCCTCGAAAGAAGCCCAAATGTTAGCCAGAGAAGCTAATTTGGACTTAATTAAGATCGCTCCGAAAGCGGTTCCGCCTGTATGCAAAATCATTGATTACGGTAAATACCGCTATGAACAGGCTAAGCGGGAAAAGGAAAACCGTAAGAAGCAAACCGTGATCAGCGTCAAAGAAATTCGCCTGTCACCAAACATTGAAGATCATGACATCAATACCAAAATGAATATGGCGACCAAGTTCTTAAATAATGGCGACAAAGTAAAGGTAGTTGTTCGTTTCCGTGGACGCGAAATGGCACATACTGAATTTGGCAGAGAGATATTAACAGATTGCTTTGCAAAATTAGAGGAAATTGCTGACATCGAAAGCCAGCCGAAGCTTGAAGGCAAGAATATGGTGATGGTTTTGATGCCCAAGAAGACAAAGTAA
- a CDS encoding 50S ribosomal protein L35, with protein MPKIKTHSGAAKRFKKTGTGKFKRSQAFTSHILEKKSPKRKRNLRKNVVVSEADQKELKRLLPYL; from the coding sequence ATGCCTAAGATTAAAACACATAGTGGTGCAGCAAAAAGATTTAAGAAGACGGGAACCGGCAAGTTCAAGAGAAGCCAAGCTTTTACCAGCCATATTCTGGAAAAAAAGAGCCCGAAAAGAAAGCGTAATCTGAGAAAGAACGTTGTTGTTTCGGAAGCCGATCAAAAAGAATTGAAGAGATTATTACCATACTTATAG
- a CDS encoding 50S ribosomal protein L20, which translates to MARVKGAMHTRKRRKRIMKLAKGYYGARSRQFRTAKQAVMKAGVYAYAGRKMRKRDFRQLWIARINAAARIGGLSYSKFMHGLKLAGIEMNRKMLAEMAVNDSQGFASLVETAKAAL; encoded by the coding sequence ATGGCAAGAGTAAAAGGTGCAATGCACACCAGAAAAAGACGCAAGAGAATAATGAAGTTAGCCAAGGGCTATTATGGCGCCAGAAGCCGCCAATTTAGAACCGCGAAACAAGCGGTAATGAAAGCAGGCGTATACGCTTACGCCGGCCGGAAAATGAGGAAGCGGGATTTCCGTCAATTATGGATTGCCCGGATTAACGCCGCTGCCAGAATCGGCGGTCTGAGCTACTCCAAGTTTATGCATGGCTTGAAGTTGGCCGGAATTGAAATGAATAGAAAAATGTTGGCTGAGATGGCAGTAAACGACAGCCAGGGCTTTGCTTCGCTGGTAGAAACAGCCAAAGCGGCGCTCTAA
- a CDS encoding GNAT family N-acetyltransferase: MKLRLENIESKRTQELGDLIRAYNKSKREPSKKEPLNIYVEDEQGNLIAGVAAETFGNWLEIEYLYVREDLRRQGIGSKILNRAEKEAEERKCKYSFVNTFNFQAPVFYKKHGYKEVFALKEYPYTGERYYYTKEL, from the coding sequence ATGAAATTAAGATTGGAAAATATAGAATCAAAAAGAACACAAGAACTGGGAGATTTGATCAGAGCATATAATAAATCAAAGAGAGAACCGTCGAAAAAGGAACCTCTTAATATCTATGTGGAAGATGAACAAGGAAATCTAATAGCCGGTGTGGCAGCGGAAACTTTTGGAAATTGGCTTGAGATTGAATATTTGTATGTGAGAGAGGATTTGCGGAGACAAGGAATAGGTTCGAAAATTTTAAACAGGGCAGAAAAGGAGGCCGAAGAAAGGAAGTGTAAATATTCATTTGTGAATACTTTTAATTTTCAGGCACCGGTTTTTTATAAAAAGCACGGTTATAAAGAAGTGTTTGCATTGAAAGAATACCCCTATACCGGCGAAAGATACTATTATACAAAAGAGTTATGA
- a CDS encoding oxidoreductase yields MVRFGVVGTNFITDELIRCGRQVQDFQLTAVYSRTEERAREYAGRHGATHWFTDLAAMAQSQEVDAVYIASPNSFHASQAILCMQQGKHVLCEKPLASNVREAEAMFQAARENGVLLMEAMKTLFLPNFQAVKDALPEIGRVRRYMAQFCQYSSRYDRYLQGERPNTFQPEFSNGALMDLGVYCIQPLIALFGRPKEVRANAVMLPTGVDGEGSLLLNYGEMEAVIFYSKISDSALPAEIQGEQGRLQMDKVSRPDKITLIKNGQSFDRSRQQADHMTYEIAEFIRLIQNGQTESPVQSFDQSLAVMEIVEAARRQTGIRYPADLDD; encoded by the coding sequence ATGGTTCGATTTGGCGTAGTGGGAACAAACTTTATTACCGATGAATTGATTCGCTGCGGCCGGCAGGTACAGGATTTTCAGCTGACGGCAGTATATTCCAGGACGGAAGAACGAGCGCGGGAGTATGCCGGCCGGCACGGAGCGACGCATTGGTTCACGGACTTGGCGGCGATGGCGCAAAGCCAGGAGGTGGACGCGGTATATATTGCCAGTCCCAATTCGTTTCACGCATCGCAGGCAATCCTGTGCATGCAGCAGGGCAAACATGTGTTATGTGAAAAGCCGCTGGCTTCCAATGTCAGGGAGGCGGAGGCCATGTTTCAGGCGGCTCGGGAAAACGGCGTTTTGTTAATGGAAGCAATGAAAACCTTATTTTTGCCTAATTTTCAGGCGGTGAAAGATGCCCTGCCGGAAATCGGACGGGTGCGGCGCTATATGGCGCAGTTTTGTCAGTATTCTTCCCGGTATGACCGCTATTTGCAAGGGGAAAGGCCAAATACTTTTCAGCCGGAGTTTTCTAACGGTGCGTTGATGGATTTGGGAGTATACTGTATTCAGCCTTTGATAGCCCTATTTGGCCGGCCGAAAGAAGTAAGGGCCAATGCCGTTATGCTGCCGACGGGGGTTGACGGTGAGGGGAGTCTGCTTTTAAATTATGGGGAAATGGAAGCGGTTATTTTTTATTCCAAGATATCCGATTCGGCTCTGCCGGCTGAGATTCAGGGCGAGCAGGGACGGCTGCAAATGGATAAAGTTTCCCGGCCGGATAAAATCACTTTGATTAAGAACGGACAAAGTTTTGACCGGTCGCGGCAGCAGGCCGATCACATGACTTATGAAATTGCCGAATTTATTCGTTTAATACAGAATGGACAAACCGAATCGCCGGTGCAGAGTTTTGACCAAAGCCTGGCGGTTATGGAAATTGTCGAAGCAGCCAGAAGGCAAACCGGAATTCGCTATCCGGCGGATTTGGATGATTAG